The nucleotide window TCAGCGACTCCATCAGAGTCTGGCGTATCTCAGTCCGCTGGAATTTGAGCGACGGAGCAGTGACTCTTAACCTGGTGTCCACGAAACCCGGGCCAGCTCAGGCTACTTTTCTAGCAGTTTCCTCGACCTCCCCCCGCTGCCGTAGCGTCGATTCCAAGCCCAGCGTCGCCGCAATCTTTGCTTGCCAGTCTTCCCTTCCAAATGGCTGCTGCCGATTCACGCAAGTGAGAAGCGTGACCAGTTCATGTTCAAACAGTGATTGATCGATCTTGGCTGAAGACGGTCGTCCCCCCGTCCCCTCGATTCAGAACATGGCAGGCGTGCTCGGCGATTTGTCCGCGCGGAATCTGAGGCATGGATCAGTAAGGTCCGCGAAGCAGCTGTCACATCGCAAGAATAAGCAGTCTGTCCCCTCTTCTTTCCACCTTGCTCACTGTCGAGATCCAGCATTGAGGGAAGTTTCTCCTATTTTTTCAATCCACCTAAAGTAGGTATTGATTCTAATATCATACTTAGGCACCCTACTAGCATTTGTCACAGGAGCGGCTAATGCTACTATCTCACCTGCTTCTTGTTCTCATCGCAGGCAGTCTCATTTCATGCAGTGGGGGAGAAGGAAGCAGTGGGGGATCCGCTCCGCTGAGCGGCTCTTCAGCCGCTGGCACGACGGTGTCTGGATCCGTCCAGGCTCCCGGTGGACAGATCGCGCTAAACCTAAAGAGCCCCGCACAGTTCTTTGCCAATCTTTTCTCTTCAGCAGCCTACGCTGGCATCTCTGGATCCAGTGCCGTGCCGGACGGTACAGTCGTTCAGCTCGGGCGATTGACTGGAAACGGTTCCGGGTTCTCCATTATTTCTACTACACAAACCACAGGGGGAAGGTATTCTTTCAACCTGACAAACCTCAATCTTCAATTCGCCAGCGATCTCATCGTTCGTGTCATCAGTGGAGCGGTCCAGATGCGCGCCTTTGTGGTGTCGGACTCCATTGATCTTGACCCCGTTTCAGAAACAGCCGTGCGACTGGCTCTTGAGCAACTTGCCTCGAATCCTCCCTCGACCTTGAATAACTTTACCGTGCAAGAATTGGCTGACCTGTCCGGTGCGATCTCCGTGATGACAACGGCACGATCCTTAACAAGTTCTTCTACCATCGATGCGACCGTCACAACGTTAAGGAGTGCTGTATTGGCCAATGGACCCTTAGCTGAATTTCTCACAGCAGCGGCCAATCCAGGACAAACCATTGACGGACCAGGTGACGTGGGCAATCACTTTCCCCTTAGCCCAAACAGTTTCTGGGACTACACAGGAACTCAATCCGGCACGGGACAATCTCCCGTCACCTACGCCAACAGACGGACCATCAGCGGAACACGAATCATTGGCACCACCACAACCGTTGTTGCAAGCGAAACCAATGGTCTCAATACCGGCTCCTCCAGCGAGGAGTATTTCATCAAGTCGAACAGCGCGCTCGCAAATTGGGGAAACAATGACCCCGGTGATTTTCTTACCCCTCAAGTCGCCCCATACCCCGAAGTGCGATTTCCCCTCTACCCCGGCGCGATCACTTCCTCAATTGACAAGCCAGGAATCAACTTCCCGCAAGATCTCGATGGCGATGGCAAAAATGAAACCGCCTCGTTCAAGCAGGTCGTCAAGGTTATCGGCTATGAGAATGTGACTGTACCGGCTGGCACCTATGCAAATACGCTTCGAATCGAATCTACTATTACCCTTGCGGTGACGATCTCAAGCACAAGAGAATCGTTTTCCCAAAACGAGGTTCAGACCATTTGGGTTGCCTCAGGATTTGGAGTTGTTCGACTCCTAGACGTTGTGACATTTGACAGCATCACTGAGACCACGGTTGAGGAACTGACAGGTGCGATCGTAGATGAGCGAGGTACAGGTTCTGCCGCCGATGTGCGAAGATTCCCTATTATCGCCAACGACCTTGCCTATAACCCCATCAGCAATGTGTTTTATGTGTCCCGTCCGGGCAATCCTGGAAATGTGGCCGTAGTAGACCCCACGAACGGTTCCATCCTCGACTCGCTCTCTCTCGGTAATGGACAGGCCTTTAATTCTGTCGGGCCAAGCACCCTCGTGATATCGGACGACGGACACTATCTGTATGCAGCACTTAATACTGAGTCCGTGATCAAACGCATCAATCTTCAGACGTTTACCGTCGACGCAACTCTCCAGCTTGGGCCCGATGTTGTTCAGCCGCAATGTATCTTGCAAGTCGCCAGTATGAGAATTCTCCCCGGCAATCCTCGTGCACTGGCAGTCTCGAAAATCACAGGCTCTCCTCCTGGTGTGAGCTGTGGTGAAAACTTCTATGAAGTGGCCATCTACGATGATGCGGTTCAGCGGCCTAACACGGTGAGGTTCCCGACTCCCCCCTCATTCAACGGCATCAGGCTCTCAATGAACCAGATAGCCTTCGTGAATTCGGCTCAGAGACTTTATGGGTTCGACACGGGATCCACGGGAGCGGGTTTTTTTGAAATGGCTGTCAGTGCGAGCGGCCTTGCCGTTTCAAATGCTGTAAGCCTGCAGCCGCTGACATTCCAGAAAGTCATGCAGTCCGACGGCATCCGCATTTATACCAGCGAAGGAAACGTTGTTGATCCGGCCACCCTCACAGTTCTCGGCAACACGCCCCTCTTTCCAAACAATTTTACCCATCTCGTCCGACCAGACAGCACTGCCAGGCGTGTTTTCTACTTGAAACAAGATGTGTTTGCACCAACCGCCCTATTGCAGGCATTTGACACAACCACTCTAGGGCTTGTCGGCAGCAACGAGGTCCCCATATCCAATACCCCGGCGTTCCTCACAAGTTTGACCCGCTATGGCACGAACGGCCTCGCCTTTTTGAGTCAGAATAGAGAAATGTATGTGATTCGGACTTCTTTATTGCCGTGACATCTTGTTGAAGACTCCAGGGAGGGTATAGAAAAAACTAAGGGGACAAAAAAAGGAAAAGGTGACAGGCTACTTTTCTAGCGGCTTCCTCAGCCTCCCCCGCTGCCGCATCGTCGATTCCAATCCCAGCATCGCCGCAATCTTTGTTCGCTAGTCTTCCCTTCCAAAGGGCTGCTGCCGATTCACTCAGGTCCGCAGTCTCGTCAATTCATGGTCGAAGAAATGGACACATTTCCGGTCATAGATCCTCTTCCATGAAATCAAGCTCCTGTGGCCCACCAATCTTGCTAAATAATGGGCTGCGACAATTCGAGCTCAATGATAGGCGATAGTGAAGCACACCTATGTACTTCGTGACCATTTTGCGCAGCCGTTTCCCTTTCCATTCAGAATCAATTGGCCACACAGCCATAAATCGAGTATCCATCCTAGCTGAGGAAACAATGGCTCGCTGATCTGATCTATAACCAAATGCATACCTCCAGCTAGACTCACGGATGTAGAGATCCTGATCCGTAAACGCAATGAGGGTGGAATTGGGTTCCCAGGCGGCCGTCGCTTGCTCTAAGATGGCGATGATTTCTTCTGCAACATACTGCCCTCGCTCCTCATTGAATGCGTGCGCTACTACTGCTGGCAGCGGTGCCGAAAGTACGGATATGTTCAAGCCATACTTATTTCGATAATAGGTCACGAGCCTATTCAACACGTCCTGAGGAAAGGTGCCAATCGGCACAAAATAGACCTGACCGATGCCCTGGAGTGCATTGAGACCGACTGGCACATAAGGTTCTTGTATTAGGCAGGCAACATTCGAAACCTTCCCAAAGTAGAGAAGGAGAATAAATAGGGTAACCTGCAGCCAGGTAAAATAGCTCATTTTCAACGTCGTCTAGCCAATGCCCCCATGGAACCCCAAGCAATGGTCACGCAAAAGATTACCAGCGGCCTTCTCATTGAACAAGAAAACGAGAAAGAACTGAGACATTCTGAGTTTCCCAGCGCGTAGCCGTCCGGCGTCTTCCTCGACTCCCCACCCCTCAGCTCTCCCCCATCACCTCCGGGAGGAAGAAAAAGGTGTCAGGAACCATTTCCCGGCGTGGGCCGTCCGGTGCCTTCTTCGCCTCCCTCACTTCACCACCCCTCCCCTCAGTCGCCCGTAGACCAAGATAGCCTGAAAAAGTAGAATGCCCCTGCTTCTTCGCTCAAATCAGGAGATACCGATGCCCTCGCCTCATACCTTTCGTATTATTCACTGTTCAGATCCCCATTGGGGACGACAATTCAACCCGGAGATCTGGAAAGACTTCGTCCTCAAAGCGGTGGATCGACAGCCTCATCTCTTGCTTATCACTGGTGATTGCGTAGACACCCCCTGGGGCTGGACCCTCAATTCAGCCAAGCGTGACCTTGACGAGTTGGATACCAAACTCAATTCCGGCCGCGGAGATACAGACCGCTGTCATATTCGCATGACCCCGGGAAATCACGATGTTCGGCTGACCGGCCTTATTCCGGTTCAACCTTGGGTGACCATTCCCCTGACCGGCCTCTTCTTCGGAGCCATCCTTTCACTCGCCATGTGTTTGGGACTCTTATCGTTTTGGACTGTCTTCCTCCTTACCACCGGCATGATGGTCATTCTTGCTCTCCTGCACTTCTTGTGTATCAGTCAATTCAGCAGGGTCTTTCACAATCGCCTCAGCTCCACTCCCGAGCAGTTTCTCATCAACAACATCTGCGTAGAGCTCTTTTATTTTGACTCCGCTACGGAGCCGATCCTCTCGGCAGAGGGAATGGTCCGGCTGCGGGATTTCATCACCGCGACACAAACCCCCGTCCCCGTTCCTCCTCTGACCAACCCCACACCTCAACCACCCAATCAGCTGGCCTATCGAATTGCCATGACCCATCATCACGCCATAGGGATCCCCCATGATCACCAGCAGGAACGTTTAATGATCATGCGCAACTCGGGAGCCTTTTTGAGCGAACTGACCGCCCAGCACATTCGGCTGATCCTGCACGGGCATAAACACCATCCTCACTTCAGCCGGTTAACCGTCAATGCAGAACGGCCGGAGGAATTTCAAATCGGGGTACTCGGGGCAGGGACGCTCACTCGAGGCAATCCATTGCCGGAGCCTCACGGGTTTCATTTCTACTATCTCGAACTCGACGCCAACCTGAACATGAACGCCACTCCGTTCCTCAGTCACGGGGGAGCGTTTCATCCCCAACCATCGTTCTACATCGAAGCCATCCATGAGGCGATACGCCGGCAGCGCACCTTTGCAGAGACGGCGTATGGCATGAAAGCCAAAACACTCAAGAGTGTGACCACCGTCTTTCCCGATGGCGATACGCGAGAACGCGTAGAATTCCTGAACTTTCAAATCGTCAATCAAACACAACGCTATACCCAACTGCCGCAAGTGTCCCAGGCCAGCGTTGACCGTGGACATATTGAGGGATTCATTGCCGGGCCGCTCGATGCGCAATGTCCGCCTTCACTCCATCTTCGCCCAGACCCAACACGATTTAACTTGAGAGAACAATGTGGTCAGGTCGAATTCGGAACTGGCATCTATGCGAACAATCCTCCCTTTAGTTTCTTCACAGAATTCCACGCGCTGAATAGCGTGGCAATGAGCGTACAACAACACGAAGAACGGTACGGCAAGCCCCCTCAGCCTCGCACAGAATCAACGGTTCTTGTCACACCCCCCTATCCTGTCGATGGTCTGGAAATCATCATCGAGTTTCCAGCCAAATTCCAGATCGCGGGACGGCCTGAACTGAATGTCGAAAATTCCGACAGCCAGCGCCTCAATATCATCGAACAGGAATATCGAGCCGGGCTGGTCTACGACACCGCAACGAATGTCATCAGACTAACTGTCAATAATCCGTCGCCTGATACCACCTTCCTCATTCGCTGGGGGCTCTGTCATGTCGAACCGCCGGAAGCTCGTGCGGTCGCACACCTCAGTGGAACGACGAAGCAACTCCAACGCACTCTCCTGGATTTGTCCTGGGGCAAGAATCGTTCCGGGCTCAACCGCACAAACTGGGATGAGTTTCAGAAGGTGGCTCGAGTGGCAGAAGATCTCATACGAGATAAATTAGGAGTTGGCTCTTCAGCCCATGACCCGCTCGAAGTCAGCCTGATGGTGTACGATCATGAAAAAGCATGCTTGCGGATTATAGGCGGCAATTATTTGGTGACAGACGAACGCGCAACCAAGACACTTGCATACGGAGACGGAATCGCAGGCCGATGTCACAAGACCAATGCCATGCGGCTATTTATTAAATCCAACAATCAAACAACTCGAGCGCCTTTTGGCTATCTCCCATGGGCCAACTACCCCTCTCCGGCTGGGATACCGCATGAGGTTTTATTCTGTTTGCCCCTCACAAATCCCGATGAAGGATCGCTCATCTATGGTGTCTTGAACATTGGCTCCAAGCGTGCTGATTCGAAGCTCCTTATGCTTGAAAGGCCAGCAGACGAGACACCTCAAAAAACCAAAGAACGTGATGACTTATTCCTATTGCTCAACATGATTTGCTTTACCGCCTTAAGCAAAACGATTGAGGATCCTCCCTTGACAACCCACCCTGCCAGCGATACTCTGACTCCATAGGAGCTTTTATGAAGGCGACAAGCATTTCTCCTGCTATCATCAACATCAAGACTCCCTCACAAGAATCTCTGTCGGTCGAGAGAAAAGCCGAATTACTTCGGCTGATTGAAAAGTACAAACCTGCTCAGCCCATTCGGATACTTCGAGAAGAAGATCAGAACTCTTAGTCATTTTCTGACTACAGCTTTCTCGCTCGCATGTAAGAAAATAAAAGGGCCAGGCGGAGCTGGTCCCTTTCTAATCCACGCCTCGGTCCCTGCTACTTCGGAAAGGTCGCTGAAGCCGCCGCCAGGGGGGCAAAGTCAAGCAACGACCCCACTCTTCCATGCGAAGGTGACTATCGAATCGTGTAGACGATTCAAGACAAGAAACTGATTGTTCTGGTCGTGAAGATTGGAGACCGCAAGGAAGTCTACCGCTAATCAACAGGAGTGACAGCGGCGACGTCCACCTCGTCGGCAATAAAACGATGTCGTGAATCGCAAAGGAAGAAAGAACAGGATATTCAGGGGCAGGAGGGATGCAAGGCAGGAAAGGACAAATATCAACGCCCCTATTGCTCGAACTTCATCTCTGCTGACTTGGCCGCATGCCGCTGTATATCGCGATCCGGAATGATGATATTCACGACCTCGCCGTCTTCATAGACGTCTGCAACATTGAGCGCTCCGCTCAATATCAAAGCGCCAACTGTCTCTTCGCTGATATTCAGGCGTGTCGCGGTCGCAGCAGGAGAATGCCCCCGCAGACCGGGATCCCGCTCAAGCGCTGCCATCCATTCTGATGGTGAGTACCGTTTCCTCATGCACTGCAGTCTATATAAGGGTCCGTACTAATTCAATCGACGGCCACGCCCGAGAAGATGAGTAAAACCCACGTGTAGACTTGTGGAAAAGAACAGCTGTCAGGCTCCCTTTCCCCCAGCCGCCGCCACGCCCTCCAGCTTTAGGCTCCCGCCGATGAGATGGTCGATTCCGTGGCAAGTATTGTAGCCAGACCCTAACGGTCTTGGAAGGAAGAGCTGGAACGGAGGGAAAATGGGAATGTTCTGAGTTTCCAGGCGCAAGGCCGATCATCGCCGTTGCACGGGCAGGACACAGACCTCACACAACGCGGAGACGCCCGGGGCACTCACACCAGCATGCACGGCCATCCTCACCGCGCAGAATCGTGAAAGTATTTTACCGAAACCCTCTCCTCTGGATAGAGTACGAACAGTCTGGTGTGTACACATGCGTTGGAGGTGGCCGATGAGCGATAAGGACCCCGCAGCGGAGCAGACGGTCCGGCGCACGCCCCTGCATGCATGCCAGACATCCGCATTCTCCGGGTTTCACTACACGATCAGAGATCCCGCGGGGCAACTTCTGGGGGAGGTGACCTGGCCCATGATGGCCCAGGCGACAAACGCGCGCATTCGGTGGAATGGCTCAGACTCGTCGAATGGCACGATCGTGATCACCTGCGCCAGCCATCGGTACGACATCCAATTCGAGTACCTCGATCGCGGGTGGATCAACGATATACGCTTTACGCTGACAGATGGAACGACAAGCCTCGCGGTCGCGGAGCTGCGCTTCCCGCCTCGCATCTTCGCGCGCGGGCGCGTGCGATTTCTGGAACCGTTCGAGGGTACGCTCCTGCGGAAAAATGGCTGGTTTCGCCGCCGATACTCAATTGACAGCGATGCCGGCGTCATTGGGACCATTGAAGAACGTGCCGCGATCATGGCGGTCCGGGAGATGCGAATCAACTTGCCTGATACCATGGGTATCCCAACCAAGATTTTCGCCTTCTTCTTGGCCGTACACCTGCTCCAAGCCTAGGCATGACTAGCGGTGCGCGGCGATCCGACGTCTTTACCTTTCCCCTTCACAACACAGACCGATGGACCAGTCGGTCGGGAAAGAGTAGAGTGACCCACGGCTTTCTGCTAGGCATCGAGACGCAGGAGCAAAGATGACAATAAAAGAAAGTTGCTCTTCTTCCCGTTCTACGTTTTTTCTGCTCATCCTGGTTCTCTTTCTGCTCGGTTCGTTCTTGCTCCCTTCCTTCGATCTGAGTCCAAGCCAAGCCCGCGCCGCAGGCAAAGGTCAGACGAAGTTCCAGCGCATATCGACACAGTACATCGCGGCGTTGGGCGATCCAGGTGCGACCTCTGGGAGCGGCGCGCAATCGTGGGGTCTGTGGCCTCTGGACCCGGGTCCTCGGGGCGTCGAGCTGACCAGCTATAAACGGTTGAAGGATGCAGGGGAAGTTGCCCCGGCGCGCTGGACATTCGACGCCACCGACTGGTGGCTGGAGGAACACGGCTTAATCATGGAGCAGCCGACCTTTCCGCTCCCTCCCGGCAAATACATGGTCACGGGCCGCCGCGACGTGACGGCGGTGCTGACCATTCATCCCGCCGACAGGAATGGCGACCGGCGCTGGGAACTCGATAAAGGCGCGACGCTCTACGACGTGACGCACCTGGCCTGCCGCTCCGCGCGCTATACACCGGCAGCGACTGGTAGTTCGTGCTCGCCGGCAAACGTGCAGAAGACTGCGTTTCCAGTTAAGCCAGGGGGAGCGATGCCTCCGGTCGAGGGCTGCGCGAAACAGGACTATGCGGTTCTACTCGTGATCGGCGTGGGCGTGAACGACTAAACGCCGGTGACGACGGACGAGACTAAGAAAAAGGTGCCTGAGCCTTCTCCATAACCTTCATCTTTCGGCCACTGGAAGCTTCGAAGCTCTGAGGATACAAGAGAATCCGTTTTTCGGAAGCCCGCTCCCCCTTTGCATACTCCTCTTTCATAGCTATCCGGTCCTACCTTTGCCCGGCCGAGAGGCGACAGAAATAGTCAGAAAGCCAAGGGGTTACAAGAAAAATGTATTGCACCAAGAGGAAAGACTGAGCTGCAAGAGCAGAGGCCTTCGCGGCCAAGCACTCATTCGGCTTCGCCGCCCCCACTGCCTCAAGACTCTTTCCTAAGAAACCGAGAAGACTCGTAGCGCCCTACATCCTGCATGGCAGGACCCCTTCAATCTTTAACCTTGATAGATGCCGATACACTTGTGACTGCTCGTATAAAAAACCCCGGCATCTCCACGGCTCGATTTGTCCGGCACCTCTGGCTGATCTTGGGATTGTTCGCGGCCCTGGCAGGGCAGTTTGCCCTCTATGTCCAGGTGCAGCATGAGGTCGCCGAAGCGAGTGCCGTGCGTGAGACAGCCCTCCAGCTTGCGCAGGAATTACGCCAATCCTCCGACGACCTCACGCGAATGGTGCGCACCTATCTGACTACCGGCAACCCGCTCTACAAAAAACACTTTCAGGAAATTATCGCGATCCGGAATGGGACCAGCCCTCGCCCGGTCGACTATCACCACGTGTATTGGGACATGGTGCAGCTGGATGACCGCCGCCCGACGCCAATGGGGCCACCGGAAGCGCTTCTAACAAAGCTCGCCGCGGTTGGAGTCACCGACGAGGAACTGGCCAAGCTGAAAGAATCGATGCAGCGCTCCGACGATCTGACCACCCGTGAGTTTGCCGCGATTGCCATGGTGGAACAGCACTCACCGGTACCGCTCTCGACACGGCTGGCCGCCATCAATCTGGTGCACGATGAGACCTATCTCCAGGCCAGAAGCCGGATTATGGCCCCGATCGGTGAGTTTGCGCGCCTGATCGATGCCCGCACACTGAACGCCGTTGAGCGTCAGCAGGCCCATGCCGATCGAGCCCTGTGGATCTTAATCGGTATCGGCATGCTCCTCGTGGGGGTGCTCTACAATACGCACCGAAGTCTCTATCACATCCTCGGCACGACGGTAGACCGGCTCTACACGCATATGGACCGACTCGGACAGGGACACTTCACTGAAGCGATCGCTCTCAACCCAGCACAGGTCCCTTCCATTCTCGGCAGGCTGGCAGAAGCGCAGCGCAACTTAGCCGCACTCGATGGAGAACGCCGGCAGGCAGAGGAGGACCTGCAGCAGCATCAGGCCCGGCTCGAAACCCTCGTGGCCACACGCACCGCTGACTTAGAGATCGCGAAACAGGCGGCCGAATCCGCCAGCCTGGCAAAGAGCGCATTTCTCGCTTGCATGAGCCACGAGATTCGCACACCGATGAATGCCATCATTGGTATGACCGAACTGCTCCAGGAAACAGCCCTCTCTGAGGAACAGCAAACCTACGTCGACCGCTTCGGCCGCGCCACGAACGCCCTCTTGAGCCTGATCAACGACATTCTGGACCTGTCAAAAATCGAAGCCGGCCAGATGGAATTGGAATGTATCTCGTTCGATCTGGTCGACGTCATCGAATCCGTGGGGGAACTCATGGCGCAACGCGCCTCCTCAAAAGGGCTTGAGCTGATCCTTCACTTGGACCCCCGGCTCCCCCGATATGTGCGCGGCGATCCGACGCGGCTGCGGCAAATCTTTGTCAACTTAGTCGGTAACGCCGTCAAATTTACCGTGCGAGGCGAGATTGTCTTGCGGGCGGAACCGTCTCTGTCTGAGTCCGAATGCCTGTCATTTCACGTCACCGACACAGGGATCGGCATTCCCGCCGACAGGGTCGATCACATCTTTGAACGGTTTACACAAGTCGATTCCTCGACCACGAGACAATACGGAGGAACGGGATTAGGACTCAGCATATCGAGACACTTAGCCGAATTGATGGCGGGGCGGATATGGGCCACCAGCACGCTTGGGATCGGTACCACCATCCATCTCACGATTCCCCTACCCCCGGCGCACACGCTCACGGCCGCGGCACCCCATCTCACCATGCCGGTTGAGCGGCGAATTTTGATCGTCGACGACAATGACACCAATCGCCTGGCGCTCCGCACGGTGCTGTCTCAGACTGGAGTGATCGTGTCGGAAGCCCGC belongs to Nitrospira lenta and includes:
- a CDS encoding response regulator; this encodes MTARIKNPGISTARFVRHLWLILGLFAALAGQFALYVQVQHEVAEASAVRETALQLAQELRQSSDDLTRMVRTYLTTGNPLYKKHFQEIIAIRNGTSPRPVDYHHVYWDMVQLDDRRPTPMGPPEALLTKLAAVGVTDEELAKLKESMQRSDDLTTREFAAIAMVEQHSPVPLSTRLAAINLVHDETYLQARSRIMAPIGEFARLIDARTLNAVERQQAHADRALWILIGIGMLLVGVLYNTHRSLYHILGTTVDRLYTHMDRLGQGHFTEAIALNPAQVPSILGRLAEAQRNLAALDGERRQAEEDLQQHQARLETLVATRTADLEIAKQAAESASLAKSAFLACMSHEIRTPMNAIIGMTELLQETALSEEQQTYVDRFGRATNALLSLINDILDLSKIEAGQMELECISFDLVDVIESVGELMAQRASSKGLELILHLDPRLPRYVRGDPTRLRQIFVNLVGNAVKFTVRGEIVLRAEPSLSESECLSFHVTDTGIGIPADRVDHIFERFTQVDSSTTRQYGGTGLGLSISRHLAELMAGRIWATSTLGIGTTIHLTIPLPPAHTLTAAAPHLTMPVERRILIVDDNDTNRLALRTVLSQTGVIVSEARSGPEALTQLEDARQNETLPHLLLLDCYMPDMDGFVVAEALQAKPELAAIPSILLTSDLRAGDRARATRAGIRRFLNKPIRRSALLKTIDTLLTDPRPESSAASADVPAAAPAQAAPPAPPPVSPAQTTGRILLAEDIEDNREIVKLFLKSTGYQVISVENGALAVEHFQSASVDLVLMDIQMPIMDGLTATAIIRAWEQQQGRPMTPIIALTANAFQEDITQCLAAGCSAHLAKPIKKHALLSLIQACLTSAPSRQAA
- a CDS encoding metallophosphoesterase family protein, with the protein product MPSPHTFRIIHCSDPHWGRQFNPEIWKDFVLKAVDRQPHLLLITGDCVDTPWGWTLNSAKRDLDELDTKLNSGRGDTDRCHIRMTPGNHDVRLTGLIPVQPWVTIPLTGLFFGAILSLAMCLGLLSFWTVFLLTTGMMVILALLHFLCISQFSRVFHNRLSSTPEQFLINNICVELFYFDSATEPILSAEGMVRLRDFITATQTPVPVPPLTNPTPQPPNQLAYRIAMTHHHAIGIPHDHQQERLMIMRNSGAFLSELTAQHIRLILHGHKHHPHFSRLTVNAERPEEFQIGVLGAGTLTRGNPLPEPHGFHFYYLELDANLNMNATPFLSHGGAFHPQPSFYIEAIHEAIRRQRTFAETAYGMKAKTLKSVTTVFPDGDTRERVEFLNFQIVNQTQRYTQLPQVSQASVDRGHIEGFIAGPLDAQCPPSLHLRPDPTRFNLREQCGQVEFGTGIYANNPPFSFFTEFHALNSVAMSVQQHEERYGKPPQPRTESTVLVTPPYPVDGLEIIIEFPAKFQIAGRPELNVENSDSQRLNIIEQEYRAGLVYDTATNVIRLTVNNPSPDTTFLIRWGLCHVEPPEARAVAHLSGTTKQLQRTLLDLSWGKNRSGLNRTNWDEFQKVARVAEDLIRDKLGVGSSAHDPLEVSLMVYDHEKACLRIIGGNYLVTDERATKTLAYGDGIAGRCHKTNAMRLFIKSNNQTTRAPFGYLPWANYPSPAGIPHEVLFCLPLTNPDEGSLIYGVLNIGSKRADSKLLMLERPADETPQKTKERDDLFLLLNMICFTALSKTIEDPPLTTHPASDTLTP
- a CDS encoding YncE family protein; translation: MLLSHLLLVLIAGSLISCSGGEGSSGGSAPLSGSSAAGTTVSGSVQAPGGQIALNLKSPAQFFANLFSSAAYAGISGSSAVPDGTVVQLGRLTGNGSGFSIISTTQTTGGRYSFNLTNLNLQFASDLIVRVISGAVQMRAFVVSDSIDLDPVSETAVRLALEQLASNPPSTLNNFTVQELADLSGAISVMTTARSLTSSSTIDATVTTLRSAVLANGPLAEFLTAAANPGQTIDGPGDVGNHFPLSPNSFWDYTGTQSGTGQSPVTYANRRTISGTRIIGTTTTVVASETNGLNTGSSSEEYFIKSNSALANWGNNDPGDFLTPQVAPYPEVRFPLYPGAITSSIDKPGINFPQDLDGDGKNETASFKQVVKVIGYENVTVPAGTYANTLRIESTITLAVTISSTRESFSQNEVQTIWVASGFGVVRLLDVVTFDSITETTVEELTGAIVDERGTGSAADVRRFPIIANDLAYNPISNVFYVSRPGNPGNVAVVDPTNGSILDSLSLGNGQAFNSVGPSTLVISDDGHYLYAALNTESVIKRINLQTFTVDATLQLGPDVVQPQCILQVASMRILPGNPRALAVSKITGSPPGVSCGENFYEVAIYDDAVQRPNTVRFPTPPSFNGIRLSMNQIAFVNSAQRLYGFDTGSTGAGFFEMAVSASGLAVSNAVSLQPLTFQKVMQSDGIRIYTSEGNVVDPATLTVLGNTPLFPNNFTHLVRPDSTARRVFYLKQDVFAPTALLQAFDTTTLGLVGSNEVPISNTPAFLTSLTRYGTNGLAFLSQNREMYVIRTSLLP